Proteins from a genomic interval of Corallococcus macrosporus:
- a CDS encoding amidohydrolase family protein — MPSRSRRLLTTVIGTLLLWGLPLPSWGVEPTRIALRAARLFDGKSDKVLPDAVVLIEGSNIQAVGTGLSIPQGTQVFDLGDVTLLPGLIDAHSHLLLNVDAEAEDGLLTTIAQSSTAERALLGAKLGREMLEAGVTTVRDLGNSGLNGDVALRNAIQRGWVQGPRISASTRALAPHGGQLPTLQPPAQALIEQEYVTISGVEEARRAVRQAIADGADCIKVIVDNGHNLLSLEELKVIVEEAHRKKRPVAAHTTTDESIRTAVQAGVDSIEHGYSLPDDVAALMVRKRTFLVPTDNTLDVCDSIDAAAGKERCRKSITRAHDRLRRAVATGIRIAAGSDMYVVMPGLTRGQASVQVFISYAEAGLKPVDILRAATVNAAELLRMQDRIGSLEPNKLADVVAVEGDPLKDLRALKQVRFVMKDGQVVLGAR, encoded by the coding sequence TTGCCCTCCCGTTCCCGACGGTTGTTGACGACTGTCATTGGCACGCTCCTCCTGTGGGGCCTTCCCCTGCCGTCATGGGGCGTGGAGCCCACGCGCATCGCCTTGCGTGCCGCGCGGCTCTTCGATGGGAAGAGCGACAAGGTCCTGCCGGACGCGGTCGTGCTCATCGAGGGCTCGAACATCCAGGCCGTGGGCACGGGCCTGTCCATCCCGCAGGGGACCCAGGTCTTCGACCTGGGCGACGTCACCCTGCTTCCCGGGCTCATCGACGCCCACTCGCACCTGCTGCTGAACGTCGACGCGGAGGCCGAAGACGGCTTGCTCACCACCATCGCCCAGAGCAGCACCGCCGAGCGCGCGCTCCTGGGCGCGAAGCTGGGCCGGGAGATGCTCGAGGCGGGGGTCACCACGGTGCGCGACCTGGGCAACTCCGGGCTCAACGGGGACGTGGCGCTGCGCAACGCCATCCAGCGCGGCTGGGTGCAGGGCCCGCGCATCTCCGCCTCCACCCGCGCGCTCGCACCTCACGGGGGACAGCTCCCCACGCTCCAACCTCCGGCCCAGGCCCTCATCGAACAGGAGTACGTCACCATCTCCGGCGTGGAGGAGGCCCGGCGCGCCGTGCGGCAGGCCATCGCCGACGGCGCGGATTGCATCAAGGTCATCGTCGACAACGGACACAACCTCCTCTCGTTGGAGGAGCTGAAGGTCATCGTCGAGGAGGCGCACCGGAAGAAGCGGCCGGTGGCGGCGCACACCACGACCGACGAGAGCATTCGCACCGCGGTCCAGGCGGGCGTCGACTCCATCGAGCACGGCTACTCCCTGCCCGATGACGTGGCCGCGCTCATGGTCCGCAAGCGCACCTTCCTGGTGCCCACCGACAACACGCTGGACGTGTGCGACTCCATCGATGCCGCGGCGGGCAAGGAGCGTTGCAGGAAGAGCATCACCCGGGCCCACGACCGGCTCCGCCGCGCGGTGGCCACGGGCATTCGCATCGCCGCCGGCTCGGATATGTACGTCGTGATGCCCGGGCTGACGCGGGGGCAGGCCAGCGTGCAGGTGTTCATCTCCTACGCCGAGGCGGGCCTCAAGCCCGTGGACATCCTGCGCGCCGCGACGGTGAACGCGGCGGAGCTGCTGCGCATGCAGGACCGGATTGGCTCGCTCGAGCCGAACAAGCTCGCGGACGTGGTCGCGGTGGAAGGCGACCCGCTGAAGGACCTCCGCGCGCTGAAGCAGGTGCGGTTCGTGATGAAGGACGGACAGGTGGTCCTGGGCGCCCGGTGA
- a CDS encoding SRPBCC family protein: MFKKIAIGFAAALLLLVGVIATRPDTFTVTRTATVPGTPDIAFGLVNDFHQWNQWSPWDNLDPNMKRTFGGAEAGVGATYGWTGNDDVGEGRMTIQEVAANESVRVKLEFIKPFASSSITTFTFKPATEGTTVTWTMTGDHNFISKAMCLVMDMDKVVGKDFEKGLATLKTATQAEATKRAEAATAPAEGAPAVAVPTP; this comes from the coding sequence ATGTTCAAGAAGATCGCCATTGGCTTCGCCGCCGCGCTCCTGCTGCTCGTCGGCGTCATCGCCACCCGCCCTGATACCTTCACCGTCACGCGCACCGCCACCGTGCCGGGGACGCCGGACATCGCGTTCGGGCTGGTCAATGACTTCCACCAGTGGAACCAGTGGTCTCCCTGGGACAACCTCGACCCGAACATGAAGCGGACCTTCGGCGGCGCGGAAGCCGGCGTTGGCGCCACCTACGGGTGGACGGGCAATGACGACGTGGGCGAAGGCCGCATGACCATCCAGGAGGTCGCCGCCAACGAGTCCGTCCGCGTGAAGCTGGAGTTCATCAAGCCCTTCGCCTCCAGCAGCATCACCACCTTCACGTTCAAGCCGGCCACCGAAGGCACCACGGTCACCTGGACCATGACCGGCGACCACAACTTCATCAGCAAGGCGATGTGCCTCGTCATGGACATGGACAAGGTGGTGGGCAAGGACTTCGAGAAGGGCCTCGCGACCCTCAAGACCGCCACCCAGGCCGAGGCCACGAAGCGCGCCGAAGCCGCCACTGCCCCCGCGGAAGGCGCGCCCGCCGTCGCCGTGCCCACCCCGTAG
- a CDS encoding M1 family aminopeptidase, which produces MERYDFAFDLTTREAASRLWLNVEANAPGCVSLPARTEVTDVRWGGAPAPTFRAVDGNLEVCGTTPSEGPLWLESRLVIPEATVPYTQVGFSRRLDLQARPFTYLLNWVESCDLFGPCDTAPGRLAHFTLDITHAPGATVLCPGSLSRRDETHTRCELLDTRAPTYSAFMVASHPAWVRTRLVDSDVGRVELYEPPGGLLGPALDAGAVADFLAWMTARFGPLPYGPELRVASGPMEWLGMEHPANILLRDNLPLLPRSYANMTLHTLMHEIVHQWAGNRTTLASAQDYPWKEAVAEYLTYVFEDEHRGDEAAMTLAYWDRLARTASYHLRPRDTPAPPFLSFVNDIYGTGPMILLVQLESLLGRPQVLAGLQAFLAEPGVRSIEDLRRALEAASGRNLQRYFDTWVDGEGEPDWPYFQVELRQEGALTLTVTQRTQTGKVHPCEVELELQGDAPEERRRVTVSYGLEPESATAGLTVEGLDWTVRQVVVDPRSRLVNRRSPGLTREPAPHAWTL; this is translated from the coding sequence GTGGAGCGTTATGACTTCGCCTTCGACCTCACGACGCGGGAGGCGGCCTCCCGGCTCTGGTTGAACGTGGAGGCCAATGCGCCGGGCTGCGTGTCCCTGCCGGCTCGCACGGAAGTGACGGACGTGCGGTGGGGTGGGGCGCCTGCCCCAACCTTTCGCGCAGTGGACGGAAATCTGGAGGTCTGTGGCACGACGCCTTCGGAGGGACCGCTGTGGCTGGAGAGCCGGTTGGTCATCCCGGAGGCCACGGTGCCGTACACGCAGGTGGGGTTCTCGCGCCGGCTGGACCTCCAGGCCCGTCCCTTCACGTATCTGCTGAACTGGGTGGAGTCCTGCGACCTCTTCGGTCCGTGCGACACGGCGCCCGGGCGGCTGGCGCACTTCACCCTCGACATCACCCATGCGCCCGGCGCGACGGTGCTCTGTCCTGGGAGCCTGTCCCGGCGGGATGAGACCCATACGCGCTGCGAGCTCCTGGACACGCGGGCCCCGACGTACTCCGCCTTCATGGTCGCGTCCCATCCGGCCTGGGTGCGGACGCGGCTGGTGGACTCGGACGTGGGGCGCGTGGAGCTGTATGAGCCGCCAGGGGGACTGCTGGGGCCGGCACTGGATGCGGGCGCGGTGGCGGACTTCCTGGCGTGGATGACGGCCCGCTTCGGGCCGCTGCCCTATGGCCCCGAGCTGCGGGTCGCCAGCGGGCCCATGGAGTGGCTGGGCATGGAGCACCCGGCCAACATCCTCCTGCGCGACAACCTGCCGCTCCTGCCCAGGTCCTACGCCAACATGACGCTGCACACGTTGATGCACGAGATCGTGCACCAGTGGGCGGGCAACCGGACGACGCTGGCGAGCGCGCAGGACTACCCGTGGAAGGAGGCGGTGGCGGAGTACCTCACGTATGTCTTCGAGGACGAGCACCGGGGCGACGAGGCCGCCATGACGCTCGCGTACTGGGACCGGCTGGCCCGGACGGCCTCCTACCACCTGCGTCCGCGAGACACGCCCGCGCCGCCCTTCCTCTCCTTCGTCAATGACATCTACGGCACCGGGCCGATGATCCTCCTCGTGCAACTGGAGTCCCTGCTCGGGCGTCCCCAGGTGCTCGCGGGGCTCCAGGCGTTCCTGGCGGAGCCGGGAGTCCGGAGCATCGAGGACCTGCGCCGCGCGCTCGAGGCCGCATCGGGGAGGAACCTCCAGCGCTACTTCGACACCTGGGTGGACGGGGAAGGGGAGCCGGACTGGCCCTACTTCCAGGTCGAGTTGCGGCAGGAGGGCGCGTTGACGCTGACCGTGACGCAGCGGACGCAGACCGGGAAGGTCCATCCCTGCGAGGTGGAGCTGGAGCTGCAAGGCGACGCGCCGGAAGAGCGGCGGCGGGTCACCGTTTCCTACGGCCTGGAGCCGGAGTCCGCGACGGCCGGGCTCACGGTGGAGGGGCTGGACTGGACCGTTCGTCAGGTCGTGGTGGATCCGCGCAGCCGGCTGGTCAATCGCAGGAGCCCGGGACTGACGCGGGAGCCCGCGCCCCACGCCTGGACGCTGTGA
- a CDS encoding discoidin domain-containing protein translates to MPESLPQPSRPRVWLLQAFAAALMLVSLLGTSEARAQTNVALNKVTSTSSAEGPFLGQYAVDGDGGTRWASGFSANEWITVDLGQTRTISRVVLTWEAAYATAYKIQVSTNNTTFTDALVVNNGDGAVDDLSLPSGITGRYVRMQGVTRALPAYGYSLWELAVYETGGTPPPTNADLAKNRPATASSVEANAAGLQPGFAFDGDVNTRWASAQGVDPQWIRVDLGTSQVVGKVVLDWEGAYGKTYTIDGSNDDANWTPLNTVTNGAIGRREIPVSGTYRYIRMRGTERGTGYGYSLWSFEVYQSGGTTPPPTQTTNQTIKLNFPELAYAKINVSPAPLSVTPVPEEGNTTPSVRNPPGPFTYQLTFPPNTTVTLSKNQFSPTQPNTDIRLAVVDSNGAQQRGQSVTALAVQGADWNVEIYSTGNGPTDPRDPTLIPDPYVAPAPLPVAGAFRLAAPANNTMVTTTRRPTLSWATVTGATNYKLYVNLTRNDYDWMAAGNLLDRYTQVASQTGTSFTFTEDLPDRWTYKWYVVATLSGGTTSRSDIGNFSVYLPVVETQADGVNLINGARDLNKNGTLEPYEDWRNPISVRVNDLMGRMTLHEKALQMFYDAKTFPEAGFQMGPLSPTDIPMFQKASAATRLGIPHIDAGDTIHGYKTSWPTQPALAATRDLDTIHEMGDIQRREQLAIGSRGTLSPLAEVNTKVLYPRIQEGNGEDADLAAGITRALIAGLQGGPEVNPSSIWVTTKHWPGQGAGGEAGITYDGTTIHYHMRPWHAAIEAGTSGIMPGYAGSWLLGPEGYGAGDNPGILNYLRNQLKYDGVICSDWLPSGSWVRSGTAGSDVMGGATPSAMGNFENEVPLARINDSVRRILDLKFRLGIFEDPYKQGPAGTSQWHTADSKAAVRRAAQEAMTLLKNDGALPIRLPAGGKLVIAGPRADDMSCMVTWRSDFHGYEFGDPTIYAAVKARAEAAGLTVYKDNAPAGVTPDAAIVVVGESYFTHGTEWDKEKPYLPGDPIGPAHDAKWGDQFGVINSFKSRGIPTTVVVISPRPYVLTNVVPLSNALMLAYRPGDMGGYAVADVLFGDVLPRGKTPWQLPRSMSQIGTDVENNQLEKWDLPFDLGATDAERTAIRQKIAAGQPVPPTYGNPLYQYGAGIQGFGLTDATPPVAFNLLTPANNLVITGTRPAFTWSASSDPQTGIQRYEVYLDGGAMPVAITKTPSAALDGLKLANGTHTWFVKAFNWANGVTQSATFTFTLNDTTPPAAFAALSPSAGQAVPGTSTRFIWEQTTDVGAGVAEYVLIVDGTDRTPSILRSTPVAAGTNLARGKNAYASSVEFGSANDAVDGSLTTRWSSVGSATTGDTESITLDLGAIYSLKRIVLNWEAAYGRRYVLEASLDGSTNWTALKTVDTGDGGIDDWTVAGVGRFVRMRGVQRATAYGYSLWEFEVYGVGTEQTTLNGLATGTHTWRVRAVDGANNTTLSSGPITFTK, encoded by the coding sequence ATGCCAGAATCGTTACCGCAACCGTCAAGACCGCGTGTCTGGTTATTACAGGCCTTCGCCGCGGCGCTCATGCTGGTGTCCCTCCTGGGCACCTCCGAAGCCCGCGCGCAGACCAACGTCGCGCTGAACAAGGTCACCTCTACCTCCAGCGCGGAGGGTCCATTCCTGGGCCAGTACGCGGTGGACGGCGACGGTGGCACCCGCTGGGCCAGCGGCTTCTCCGCGAACGAGTGGATCACCGTGGACCTGGGCCAGACGCGCACGATCTCGCGCGTGGTGCTCACCTGGGAGGCGGCCTACGCCACGGCGTACAAGATCCAGGTCTCCACCAACAACACGACGTTCACCGACGCGCTGGTGGTGAACAACGGCGACGGCGCGGTGGACGACCTGTCCCTGCCTTCTGGCATCACCGGCCGCTACGTCCGCATGCAGGGCGTGACGCGCGCGCTGCCCGCGTATGGCTATTCGCTGTGGGAGCTCGCGGTCTACGAGACGGGCGGCACGCCTCCGCCCACCAACGCGGACCTGGCGAAGAACAGGCCCGCCACCGCGTCCAGCGTGGAGGCGAACGCGGCCGGCCTTCAGCCGGGCTTCGCGTTCGACGGCGACGTCAACACGCGCTGGGCCTCCGCGCAGGGCGTGGACCCGCAGTGGATCCGCGTGGACCTGGGCACGTCCCAGGTCGTGGGCAAGGTGGTGCTGGACTGGGAGGGCGCGTACGGCAAGACGTACACGATTGACGGCTCCAACGACGACGCCAACTGGACCCCGCTCAACACGGTGACCAACGGCGCCATCGGCCGCCGGGAGATCCCCGTCTCCGGCACGTACCGGTACATCCGCATGCGCGGCACGGAGCGCGGCACGGGCTACGGCTACTCGCTGTGGTCCTTCGAGGTCTACCAGAGCGGTGGCACCACGCCGCCGCCCACGCAGACCACCAACCAGACCATCAAGCTGAACTTCCCGGAGCTGGCGTACGCGAAGATCAACGTGTCGCCCGCGCCGCTGTCCGTGACGCCGGTGCCGGAGGAGGGCAACACCACGCCGTCCGTGCGCAACCCGCCCGGGCCCTTCACCTACCAGCTCACGTTCCCGCCCAACACGACGGTGACGCTGTCGAAGAACCAGTTCTCTCCCACGCAGCCCAACACGGACATCCGCCTGGCGGTGGTGGACTCCAACGGCGCGCAGCAACGCGGGCAGTCCGTCACGGCGCTCGCGGTGCAGGGCGCGGACTGGAACGTGGAGATCTACTCCACGGGCAACGGCCCCACGGACCCGCGCGACCCCACCCTCATCCCGGACCCGTACGTGGCGCCCGCGCCGCTGCCGGTGGCCGGAGCGTTCCGCCTGGCCGCGCCCGCCAACAACACGATGGTCACCACGACCCGCCGCCCCACGCTGTCGTGGGCCACGGTGACGGGCGCGACGAACTACAAGCTCTACGTCAACCTCACGCGCAACGACTACGACTGGATGGCGGCGGGCAACCTGCTGGACCGCTACACGCAGGTGGCGTCGCAGACGGGCACGTCCTTCACCTTCACGGAGGACCTGCCGGACCGCTGGACGTACAAGTGGTACGTCGTGGCCACGCTGTCGGGTGGCACCACGTCTCGCTCGGACATCGGCAACTTCAGCGTGTACCTGCCGGTGGTGGAGACGCAGGCGGACGGCGTGAACCTCATCAACGGCGCGCGCGACCTGAACAAGAACGGCACCCTGGAGCCGTACGAGGACTGGCGCAACCCCATCTCCGTGCGCGTGAACGACCTCATGGGCCGCATGACGCTGCACGAGAAGGCGCTCCAGATGTTCTACGACGCCAAGACGTTCCCCGAGGCCGGCTTCCAGATGGGGCCTTTGTCGCCCACGGACATCCCCATGTTCCAGAAGGCGTCCGCGGCCACGCGCCTGGGCATCCCGCACATCGACGCGGGTGACACCATCCACGGCTACAAGACGAGCTGGCCCACGCAGCCGGCGCTGGCCGCCACGCGCGACCTGGACACCATCCACGAGATGGGCGACATCCAGCGCCGCGAGCAACTGGCCATTGGCAGCCGCGGCACGCTGTCGCCGCTGGCGGAGGTGAACACCAAGGTCCTCTATCCGCGCATCCAGGAGGGCAACGGCGAGGACGCGGACCTGGCGGCGGGCATCACCCGCGCGCTCATCGCGGGCCTCCAGGGTGGTCCGGAGGTCAACCCGTCCTCCATCTGGGTGACGACGAAGCACTGGCCGGGGCAGGGCGCTGGCGGTGAGGCGGGCATCACCTACGACGGCACCACCATCCACTACCACATGCGTCCGTGGCACGCGGCCATCGAGGCGGGCACCAGCGGCATCATGCCGGGCTACGCGGGCAGCTGGCTCCTGGGGCCGGAGGGCTACGGCGCGGGTGACAACCCGGGCATCCTCAACTACCTGCGCAACCAGTTGAAGTACGACGGCGTCATCTGCTCGGACTGGCTGCCGTCGGGCTCGTGGGTGCGCTCCGGCACGGCGGGCTCGGACGTGATGGGCGGCGCGACGCCGTCCGCGATGGGCAACTTCGAGAACGAGGTGCCGCTCGCGCGCATCAACGACTCCGTGCGCCGCATCCTGGACCTGAAGTTCCGCCTGGGCATCTTCGAGGACCCGTACAAGCAGGGCCCGGCGGGCACGTCCCAGTGGCACACCGCGGACAGCAAGGCGGCGGTGCGCCGGGCGGCCCAGGAGGCGATGACGCTGCTCAAGAACGACGGCGCGCTGCCCATCCGCCTGCCGGCGGGCGGCAAGCTGGTCATCGCGGGCCCTCGCGCGGACGACATGTCCTGCATGGTGACCTGGCGCTCGGACTTCCACGGCTACGAGTTCGGCGACCCGACCATCTACGCGGCGGTGAAGGCGCGCGCGGAGGCCGCGGGGCTCACGGTCTACAAGGACAACGCCCCCGCGGGCGTGACGCCGGACGCGGCCATCGTCGTGGTGGGCGAGAGCTACTTCACGCACGGCACGGAGTGGGACAAGGAGAAGCCGTACCTGCCGGGCGACCCGATTGGCCCGGCGCACGACGCGAAGTGGGGCGACCAGTTCGGCGTCATCAACAGCTTCAAGTCGCGGGGCATCCCCACCACGGTGGTGGTCATCAGCCCCCGGCCCTACGTGCTGACGAACGTGGTCCCCCTCTCCAACGCGCTGATGCTGGCCTACCGCCCCGGCGACATGGGCGGCTACGCGGTGGCGGACGTGCTGTTCGGTGACGTGCTGCCGCGCGGCAAGACGCCGTGGCAGTTGCCGCGCTCCATGAGCCAGATCGGCACGGACGTGGAGAACAACCAGCTGGAGAAGTGGGACCTGCCGTTCGACCTGGGCGCGACGGACGCGGAGCGCACGGCCATCCGCCAGAAGATCGCGGCGGGCCAGCCGGTGCCTCCCACGTACGGCAACCCGCTGTACCAGTACGGCGCGGGCATCCAGGGCTTCGGCCTGACGGACGCGACGCCGCCCGTGGCGTTCAACCTGCTGACGCCGGCGAACAACCTGGTGATCACCGGCACGCGCCCGGCGTTCACCTGGTCCGCGAGCAGTGACCCCCAGACGGGCATCCAGCGCTACGAGGTGTACCTGGACGGCGGCGCGATGCCGGTGGCCATCACCAAGACGCCGTCGGCGGCGCTGGACGGGCTGAAGCTGGCGAACGGGACGCACACCTGGTTCGTGAAGGCGTTCAACTGGGCGAACGGCGTGACGCAGTCCGCGACGTTCACCTTCACGCTGAACGACACGACGCCGCCCGCGGCCTTCGCGGCGCTGTCGCCGTCGGCCGGGCAGGCGGTGCCGGGCACGTCCACGCGCTTCATCTGGGAGCAGACGACGGACGTGGGCGCGGGCGTGGCGGAGTATGTCCTCATCGTGGACGGCACGGACCGCACGCCCTCCATCCTGCGCAGCACGCCGGTGGCGGCGGGCACGAACCTGGCGCGGGGCAAGAACGCCTACGCCTCGTCCGTGGAGTTCGGCAGCGCGAACGACGCGGTGGACGGCAGTTTGACCACGCGGTGGTCCAGCGTGGGCTCGGCGACGACGGGTGACACCGAGTCCATCACCCTCGACCTGGGGGCCATCTACTCCCTCAAGCGCATCGTGCTGAACTGGGAGGCCGCGTACGGCCGCCGCTACGTCCTGGAGGCGTCGCTGGACGGCTCCACCAACTGGACGGCGCTGAAGACGGTGGACACCGGCGACGGCGGCATCGACGACTGGACGGTGGCCGGCGTGGGCCGCTTCGTGCGCATGCGCGGCGTGCAGCGCGCGACGGCGTACGGCTACTCGCTGTGGGAGTTCGAGGTGTACGGCGTGGGCACGGAGCAGACCACGCTGAACGGCCTGGCCACGGGGACGCACACCTGGCGCGTCCGAGCGGTGGACGGCGCGAACAACACCACGCTGTCCTCGGGGCCCATCACCTTCACGAAGTAG
- a CDS encoding putative glycoside hydrolase, with protein sequence MKKPVWGLLLLLAACRPDPGAADYSGQELPDNLDPDGGTQPSDLLPGPFPYEAGQRRLMVGIFYEAGRSEEIILDNVDSNFYLYENTVYVESDPDHVEGKSADRIVQNGKPWMGFGVHWKQVHNFDAWKTLHVSMKSSDAAFANVKVGMSSGTGTSEKGYQLALTKYGWANDGEWHHLAIPVADYVAAGLKLNDVSSPFTFAAEGGTAGQSLLLDNLYFTAN encoded by the coding sequence ATGAAGAAGCCAGTGTGGGGCCTGTTGCTGCTGCTCGCCGCCTGCCGCCCGGATCCGGGCGCGGCGGACTACTCCGGCCAGGAGCTGCCGGACAACCTGGACCCGGACGGCGGGACGCAGCCGTCGGACCTCCTCCCGGGACCGTTCCCGTACGAGGCCGGCCAGCGCCGCCTGATGGTGGGCATCTTCTACGAGGCGGGGCGCTCCGAGGAGATCATCCTCGATAACGTCGACTCCAACTTCTACCTCTACGAGAACACCGTCTACGTGGAGTCAGACCCGGACCACGTCGAGGGCAAGTCCGCGGACCGCATCGTCCAGAACGGCAAGCCGTGGATGGGCTTCGGCGTGCACTGGAAGCAGGTGCACAACTTCGACGCCTGGAAGACGCTCCACGTCAGCATGAAGTCGTCCGACGCCGCGTTCGCCAACGTGAAGGTCGGCATGTCCAGCGGCACGGGCACCAGTGAGAAGGGCTATCAACTGGCCCTCACGAAGTACGGCTGGGCGAACGACGGCGAGTGGCACCACCTGGCCATCCCCGTGGCGGACTACGTCGCGGCGGGCCTGAAGCTCAACGACGTGTCGTCGCCCTTCACCTTCGCGGCGGAAGGCGGCACCGCCGGTCAGTCCCTCCTGCTCGACAACCTGTACTTCACCGCGAATTAG